One Eriocheir sinensis breed Jianghai 21 chromosome 32, ASM2467909v1, whole genome shotgun sequence genomic region harbors:
- the LOC127006482 gene encoding uncharacterized protein LOC127006482, producing MNTPTKMMVMMVMMMMMMMIAPASSIRVDDKRGFALCNIPQTAQLERVEVSDCKRWPCLAKAGRRGTYEITFTPDTNEPIRGLKSDIHAWVKLPYGDGEPIRFPMPRQIKQEVCPFLDTPCPVPPGHPATITKSVTIPVQARMAQGNVVVEFRVTDDLNRVVTCFHAPVIVA from the exons ATGAACACCCCAAccaagatgatggtgatgatggtgatgatgatgatgatgatgatgatagcgccAGCATCTTCCATACGTGTTGATGACAAGAGAGGATTCGCCCTGtgca ACATCCCGCAGACGGCACAGCTGGAGCGCGTTGAGGTAAGCGATTGCAAGCGTTGGCCGTGTCTCGCCAAGGCGGGTCGGCGCGGCACCTACGAAATCACCTTCACGCCGGACACAA acGAACCCATCCGGGGCCTCAAAAGCGACATCCACGCCTGGGTCAAGCTTCCCTACGGCGATGGGGAGCCGATCCGCTTTCCCATGCCCCGCCAGATCAAGCAGGAGGTGTGCCCCTTCCTCGACACCCCATGCCCCGTCCCCCCCGGCcaccccgccaccatcaccaagaGCGTCACCATCCCCGTGCAGGCCAGAATG gcCCAGGGTAACGTGGTGGTGGAGTTTCGCGTGACCGATGACCTCAACCGCGTCGTGACCTGCTTCCACGCCCCGGTCATCGTAGCATAG
- the LOC127006451 gene encoding trypsin alpha-3-like — protein sequence MFNIPTGSLPADCSKPQIEARIYGGVEVTRNGVPSVVGVRGQLRGSKVLCGGVLITPKHVITSAHCVFMPLFAWVAAVILGGHTHEDGVEVLISYIAIHPDFAMDATFDADLAVLTLAAEVTGGIGAAPACITPHAPPAYTPATVYGWGRLGYTKPLSAVLRQADVKILPPKYCRGFGGNFTSRMLCAGDLGRDACTGDSGGPLMGKVEGEEGMVVFGLVSFGHGCGMKEFPGGYTSLAPFREWITSVLY from the exons ATGTTCAATATACCTACAGGATCATTGCCAGCTGACTGTAGCAAGCCCCAG ATTGAGGCGCGGATCTACGGGGGCGTGGAGGTCACCCGGAACGGCGTACCCAGCGTGGTGGGCGTGCGGGGGCAATTGCGGGGGTCGAAGGTGCTGTGCGGGGGGGTCCTCATCACGCCCAAGCACGTCATCACCTCCGCCCACTGTGTCTTCATGCCCCTGTTCGCCTGGGTCGCCGCGGTCATCCTGGGAGGTCACACACACGAGGACGGGGTTGAAGTTTTGATCTCCTACATCGCTATTCATCCGGACTTCGCCATGGACGCTACCTTCGACGCCGACCTCGCTGTTTTGACCCTTGCCGCCGAGGTCACCGGGGGGATTGGAGCTGCACCGGCCTGTATCACCCCCCACGCACCCCCTGCCTACACCCCAGCCACGGTCTACGGCTGGGGGAGGCTGGGGTACACGAAGCCGCTGTCCGCTGTCCTCCGCCAAGCCGATGTGAAAATCCTGCCCCCCAAGTACTGCCGTGGCTTCGGGGGGAATTTCACGAGTCGGATGCTGTGCGCTGGGGACCTGGGGAGGGATGCGTGTACTGGGGACTCCGGGGGGCCGCTCatggggaaggtggagggggaggagggcatGGTAGTGTTTGGCCTGGTGTCGTTCGGGCATGGGTGTGGTATGAAGGAGTTCCCGGGAGGGTATACCAGCCTGGCGCCCTTCAGGGAGTGGATCACTTCGGTGTTGtattaa